From the genome of Falco peregrinus isolate bFalPer1 chromosome W, bFalPer1.pri, whole genome shotgun sequence, one region includes:
- the LOC129782592 gene encoding GDP-Man:Man(3)GlcNAc(2)-PP-Dol alpha-1,2-mannosyltransferase-like: MRGRQYQLGPAPAQPGTALSGGKVWRYPRWWQDSCVCVGWYRNVTCVIYTGIRNQDTRFNNAAFTTNSPLFSKFKLVYYYFFAFMYGLVGSCSDVIMVNSWALNHILSLWIAGACTCVVHPPCDVQTFLDIPLEEKSTSEYSIVSVSQFRPEKDHPLQIRAFAKLLEEKRLGQQPSLKLVLIGGCRNQQDEERVNNLKHLCDELGVSNDVIFRINISFEELKRHLAEATIGLHTMWNELFGIGVVECMAAGTVILAHNSGGPKLDIVIPYEGHTTGFLAENEDNYAEMMAYILSLSPEKRLEIRQNARRSVHRFSDQHFEETFLLSVEPLFK; this comes from the exons ATGAGAGGGAGGCAATACCAGCttggccccgcccccgcgcagCCGGGTACCGCCCTTTCCGGCGGAAAGGTGTGGCGTTATCCAAGGTGGTGGCAGGACAGTTGTGTCTGTGTGGGCTG GTACAGAAATGTAACGTGTGTTATTTACACTGGAATCAGGAATCAGGATACCAGATTTAACAATGCAGCCTTCACTACAAACAGTCCTCTTTTCAGCAAATTTAAACTTGTCTATTACTACTTCTTTGCTTTCATGTATGGATTGGTTGGTTCCTGCAGTGATGTGATTATGGTTAATTCTTGGGCGCTAAATCAcatcctttccctctggataGCTGGGGCTTGCACTTGTGTTGTACATCCACCGTGTGATGTTCAGACCTTCCTGGATATTCCACTGGAAGAGAAGAGCACCAGTGAATATTCCATTGTTTCTGTCAGCCAGTTCAGGCCTGAAAAAGATCATCCATTGCAAATCAGAGCCTTTGCTAAATTGCTGGAAGAGAAGAGACTGGGGCAGCAGCCATCATTGAAACTTGTCTTAATTGGAGGCTGTCGTAACCAACAAGATGAAGAGCGTGTAAATAACCTTAAGCACCTTTGTGATGAGCTGGGAGTTAGTAACGATGTGATATTCAGAATAAACATTTCCTTTGAGGAGCTAAAGAGACACCTGGCTGAGGCCACCATCGGCCTGCATACGATGTGGAATGAGCTCTTCGGGATCG GAGTAGTTGAATGTATGGCAGCTGGCACTGTTATCCTGGCTCACAATTCTGGAGGTCCCAAATTAGATATTGTGATACCCTATGAAGGACATACTACTGGCTTCCTAGCAGAAAACGAGGACAATTATGCCGAGATGATGGCTTATatcctttctttgtctcctGAAAAAAGGTTAGAGATCAGACAAAATGCTCGTCGCTCTGTGCATAGGTTTTCTGACCAGCATTTTGAAGAGACGTTCCTGTTATCTGTGGAgccattatttaaataa